The following are encoded in a window of Acidobacteriota bacterium genomic DNA:
- a CDS encoding ComF family protein — protein sequence MPSLPVNQLLSYTRRTRANLRDAVLGLCYPSDCRVCGRPIESWHDGVVCAQCWEAAARDWASRELCVKCGSPLRALATHLQVTVRECGKCREFAFACARAAGTYDNALLENVLWLKRHPHLPPRLRTLLCTAFDQATEFHACETILPVPLHAARQTERSFNQAELIAAALAAHTGLPVNTASLLRVKPTDRHRAGMGVDERAKSLRKAFRVHAPRLIAGRNLLVVDDVMTTGSTAHEIAQTLLAGGARSVKVLTLARAVSVFI from the coding sequence GTGCCCTCTCTGCCCGTCAACCAACTTCTTTCATACACACGCCGCACAAGGGCGAATTTGCGCGACGCCGTGCTGGGTCTCTGCTATCCATCCGACTGCCGCGTGTGCGGACGCCCAATCGAATCCTGGCACGACGGCGTCGTGTGCGCGCAATGTTGGGAAGCCGCCGCCCGCGATTGGGCCTCACGCGAGTTGTGCGTCAAATGCGGCTCGCCGTTGCGCGCGCTCGCAACACATCTGCAAGTCACCGTACGCGAATGCGGCAAGTGCCGCGAATTCGCCTTTGCCTGCGCGCGCGCGGCGGGTACGTATGACAACGCCTTGCTCGAAAACGTCCTGTGGTTGAAACGGCATCCGCACTTGCCGCCGCGTTTGCGGACGCTGTTGTGCACAGCTTTCGATCAGGCGACAGAGTTTCACGCTTGCGAAACCATCTTGCCCGTGCCCTTGCACGCTGCACGGCAAACTGAACGTTCCTTCAATCAAGCCGAACTCATTGCCGCCGCGCTCGCCGCTCACACGGGATTGCCCGTCAACACCGCCAGCCTGCTGCGCGTCAAACCAACCGACCGCCACCGCGCGGGCATGGGCGTTGACGAACGCGCCAAATCGCTGCGCAAAGCTTTCCGCGTGCACGCGCCGCGCCTGATCGCCGGACGCAACTTGTTAGTTGTGGATGATGTGATGACAACGGGTTCAACGGCGCACGAAATCGCGCAAACCTTGCTGGCAGGCGGCGCGCGCTCGGTCAAGGTGTTGACGCTGGCGCGCGCCGTTAGCGTGTTTATCTGA
- a CDS encoding sigma-70 family RNA polymerase sigma factor — MTHESMPSLTQMLVAWGQGDESVLDQLTPLVYQELHRLAHQCLAGERPGHVLQTSALVNEAYLRLVDWKNVHWQNRAHFFGLAAQMMRRILVDFARARQFQKRGGAGQQISLEETALVAPERSAELVALDDALQDLAKLSPRQSQVVELRFFGGLSIEETAEVLKVSEGTVRRDWSLAQAWLYRELRK; from the coding sequence ATGACCCATGAATCCATGCCTTCGCTGACACAGATGCTGGTCGCCTGGGGCCAGGGTGACGAGAGCGTGCTCGACCAATTGACGCCGCTGGTCTACCAGGAATTACACCGGCTGGCCCACCAATGTCTGGCGGGCGAACGGCCCGGCCACGTCCTGCAAACTTCGGCGTTGGTCAACGAAGCTTATTTGCGGCTGGTGGATTGGAAAAACGTGCATTGGCAAAATCGCGCGCATTTCTTTGGCCTGGCCGCTCAGATGATGCGGCGCATTCTGGTGGATTTCGCCCGCGCCCGCCAATTTCAAAAACGCGGCGGCGCCGGGCAGCAGATTTCACTGGAAGAAACCGCTTTAGTCGCTCCCGAACGCAGCGCTGAATTGGTGGCGCTCGATGACGCCTTGCAAGACCTCGCCAAACTCAGCCCGCGCCAAAGCCAGGTCGTGGAGTTACGCTTTTTCGGCGGGTTGAGCATCGAAGAAACCGCCGAAGTGCTCAAAGTTTCTGAAGGCACTGTGCGCCGCGATTGGAGTTTGGCGCAAGCTTGGCTTTATCGGGAATTACGGAAATAA
- a CDS encoding protein kinase has product MTPERYQQIEALYHAALERTPAQRAAYLAQGCADDEELLGEVTSLLAAHAEAGSFIVQPALEVAATLLAQDKAQAATGRWIDHYQILELIGVGGMGEVHLAQDVRLQRKVALKLLPTQWSNDAERIRRFLKEAQAASALNHPNIITIYEVGQENGTPFIASEYIDGQTLRQMLGQTLPLAQVLDIATQIAAALAAAHAAGIIHRDIKPENVMVRHDGLVKVLDFGLAKPTTSLPALLEGANPNSTAPGVILGTLRYMSPEQGRGLRVDARTDIFSFGVLLYELLTGRLPFTGRTASDVLAALLLAAPPPLPEQLPVELQRVVAQALGKEPEERYQNADTLWADLKRLKRVWERQTEGVDENATSPFLLNQFGAASNATVGVGNATAAAGGTRTNGQPNANTNSSREILLSGIRRHRRSVAAIASLILCVLVGLGYGAWHLFQLSRQATAFQAMKLTKLTTHGKVASAENALSPDGKYVVYVLAEGDQRSLQLLHIPTGGIAQITPTSSVRYDYPAFSPDGNYVLYQGKEKAVSAALYRVPVVGGTPVKLLDNIDSAVTFAPGGDRFAYLSQDHKSLFVANQDGTNIQTLAVNQDDTKWHHPVWSPDGEAIVCANRTSKAAEMGLIAINVKSGALQALGSSHWLNISGLAWQRDGSGLLLSAADSETKRYQLWALSYPDGVARRVTNDVSNYYGASLAANASKIVFTRGANVSNLWLVPYNASHQARQISFEAEIREGIYGLAWTPDQRLVYSTHQLAGNHELWLLNPADGQKRQLTMNAGDNQYPTISPDGKTLVFVSNRSGRSALWQMSLTNGQPKLLAEPEGVATYAQHTPDGQWIVFKLSREGRTTLWKIPSAGGAPVQISASPNAMFAISPDGHLVASGIYDETNSVTKLTLTPLRDENPVRLLDFPTWAISSIRWMPDGRGLTYIDRRGPGQNLVNLPFTGGSAKPLTDFPSGIIYYFDWSRDGKWLALARGNSTDDLVLLSDFTF; this is encoded by the coding sequence ATGACACCTGAACGCTATCAACAGATCGAGGCGCTCTATCACGCTGCCTTGGAAAGGACTCCCGCGCAACGCGCGGCATATCTGGCGCAAGGCTGCGCGGATGACGAAGAATTGCTCGGCGAAGTTACTTCGTTACTGGCTGCGCACGCCGAGGCAGGCAGTTTTATCGTCCAACCAGCGCTGGAAGTGGCCGCCACCTTGCTGGCGCAAGACAAAGCGCAAGCCGCCACAGGCCGTTGGATTGATCATTATCAAATTCTCGAATTGATCGGCGTCGGCGGCATGGGCGAAGTTCATCTCGCCCAGGATGTGAGGTTGCAGCGTAAAGTCGCGCTCAAGCTGTTGCCCACGCAATGGAGCAATGACGCCGAACGCATCCGCCGCTTTCTGAAAGAAGCCCAAGCCGCCTCCGCCCTGAATCACCCCAACATCATTACCATTTATGAAGTCGGCCAGGAAAACGGCACGCCTTTCATCGCTTCGGAATACATTGACGGCCAAACCTTGCGGCAAATGCTGGGGCAAACTTTGCCACTCGCGCAAGTGCTGGACATCGCCACCCAGATTGCCGCCGCCCTCGCCGCCGCGCACGCTGCCGGGATCATCCACCGCGACATCAAACCCGAAAATGTGATGGTACGCCACGACGGGTTGGTCAAAGTGCTGGATTTCGGGCTGGCCAAACCCACGACATCCTTGCCGGCGCTGCTCGAAGGCGCCAATCCTAATTCGACCGCGCCCGGTGTGATTCTGGGAACGCTGCGCTATATGTCGCCCGAACAGGGGCGCGGGTTGCGCGTGGATGCGCGCACCGACATCTTCAGCTTCGGCGTGTTGCTTTATGAATTGCTGACCGGACGCCTGCCCTTCACCGGGCGCACGGCGAGTGATGTGCTGGCGGCCTTACTGCTGGCCGCGCCGCCGCCTTTGCCTGAACAGTTGCCCGTCGAATTACAGCGCGTTGTCGCACAAGCGCTCGGCAAAGAGCCTGAAGAACGCTATCAAAACGCCGACACCCTCTGGGCCGATTTGAAACGGCTCAAGCGTGTCTGGGAACGGCAAACTGAGGGTGTAGATGAAAATGCGACCAGCCCGTTTTTGCTGAATCAGTTTGGCGCAGCCTCGAATGCCACTGTAGGCGTGGGTAATGCCACCGCAGCCGCAGGTGGTACGCGCACCAATGGACAGCCAAATGCCAATACCAATTCGAGCCGCGAAATTCTGCTCAGTGGTATCCGGCGGCACCGCCGCAGCGTCGCGGCCATTGCCAGCCTTATCCTGTGCGTCCTCGTCGGGTTGGGGTATGGGGCTTGGCACCTATTTCAGTTGAGCCGCCAGGCGACTGCCTTTCAAGCAATGAAGCTCACCAAGCTGACCACACACGGCAAGGTAGCCTCGGCCGAAAATGCGCTTTCACCTGATGGCAAATATGTGGTGTATGTGCTGGCCGAAGGCGATCAACGCAGTCTTCAACTGCTGCACATCCCCACGGGCGGCATCGCCCAGATCACGCCGACATCCTCTGTACGCTACGATTACCCAGCTTTCAGCCCGGATGGCAATTACGTTCTTTACCAAGGGAAAGAAAAAGCAGTCTCGGCGGCGCTCTATCGCGTTCCAGTCGTTGGCGGCACACCGGTTAAGTTACTCGACAACATTGACTCTGCCGTAACTTTTGCACCTGGGGGCGACCGCTTTGCCTATCTCAGCCAAGACCATAAAAGCCTATTCGTCGCCAATCAGGATGGCACAAATATCCAAACGCTGGCCGTCAATCAGGACGACACAAAATGGCACCACCCAGTCTGGTCGCCGGATGGTGAGGCGATTGTGTGTGCGAACAGGACGAGCAAAGCCGCCGAAATGGGATTGATTGCGATCAATGTAAAAAGCGGCGCGCTCCAGGCGCTGGGAAGCAGCCACTGGCTCAACATCTCTGGCCTTGCCTGGCAGCGCGATGGTAGCGGTTTATTACTGAGCGCGGCTGACAGCGAGACTAAACGTTATCAATTGTGGGCTTTGAGTTATCCAGATGGCGTGGCGCGTCGAGTAACTAATGATGTAAGCAACTATTACGGAGCCAGTCTCGCTGCAAATGCCTCCAAGATTGTTTTTACTCGCGGCGCCAACGTTTCCAATCTCTGGCTGGTTCCCTATAACGCTTCCCACCAAGCACGCCAAATTTCGTTTGAGGCTGAGATTAGAGAAGGCATTTACGGTCTCGCTTGGACGCCAGATCAGCGCCTTGTTTACAGCACTCATCAATTGGCTGGCAACCACGAGCTTTGGCTGCTCAATCCAGCCGACGGCCAAAAGCGGCAACTTACGATGAACGCCGGGGATAATCAGTATCCGACCATTTCGCCAGACGGCAAGACTCTGGTGTTTGTCTCAAATCGGAGCGGACGCTCCGCCTTGTGGCAGATGAGCCTCACCAATGGACAGCCAAAACTATTAGCCGAGCCGGAGGGAGTCGCAACTTATGCGCAACACACACCTGACGGGCAATGGATCGTTTTTAAGTTGTCGCGCGAGGGTCGTACAACGCTTTGGAAAATCCCTAGCGCAGGCGGGGCGCCAGTTCAAATTAGCGCCTCACCCAATGCGATGTTTGCCATTTCCCCTGACGGGCACTTGGTGGCAAGTGGGATTTACGACGAGACGAATAGTGTTACGAAATTGACCCTGACACCGCTAAGAGATGAAAACCCAGTGCGTTTGTTGGATTTTCCAACTTGGGCAATTTCGAGCATTCGGTGGATGCCGGATGGACGCGGGTTAACTTACATAGACCGGCGTGGCCCTGGCCAAAATTTGGTCAACCTTCCTTTTACGGGAGGCTCCGCCAAACCGCTGACGGATTTTCCCAGCGGAATCATTTACTACTTCGACTGGTCACGCGATGGCAAATGGCTGGCCCTGGCGCGTGGCAATTCAACGGATGACTTGGTGTTACTGAGCGACTTTACGTTCTGA
- a CDS encoding cobalamin B12-binding domain-containing protein, with translation MAEPKIRVLLAKPGLDGHDRGVKVIARALRDAGMEVIYTGLRQTPEQIVNAALQEDVNIVGLSILSGAHMTIFPRVLEMMRAKGMDDVLLFGGGIIPEDDIPKLKEHGVGAVFLPGTSTQDIIKYIRENVKARE, from the coding sequence ATGGCTGAACCCAAAATCCGCGTTTTACTAGCCAAGCCCGGCCTTGATGGGCATGACCGTGGCGTCAAGGTCATTGCCCGCGCCTTGCGCGATGCCGGGATGGAAGTGATTTACACAGGTCTGCGCCAAACGCCTGAACAAATTGTCAATGCGGCTTTGCAGGAGGATGTGAACATCGTCGGCCTCTCCATTCTCTCGGGTGCGCACATGACCATCTTTCCGCGTGTGCTGGAAATGATGCGCGCGAAAGGCATGGATGACGTCTTGCTGTTCGGCGGCGGCATTATCCCAGAAGACGATATTCCAAAGCTGAAAGAACACGGTGTCGGCGCGGTCTTCCTACCTGGCACCTCAACGCAAGACATCATCAAGTACATCCGCGAAAACGTGAAAGCGCGCGAGTGA
- a CDS encoding methylmalonyl-CoA mutase family protein: protein MSQAATETAPTETPLDELQQQWEDTTLAASLKKLPESQTEFTTVSLRPVQRLYTPRDVADIDFERDINFPGQPPYTRGIHPTGYRAKPWTMRQFAGFGSAFDTNQRFKYLLEHGQTGLSTAFDLPTLMGFDSDHPVSEGEVGKCGVAISSRADMEVLFDGIPLDQVTTSMTINAPASMILAFFLAAAERRGFDWRTIGGTLQNDILKEYIAQKEWIYPPRPAMRLVTDTFRFCAAEMPKWNSISISGYHIREAGATAAQELAFTLRDGIEYLDYGLRAGLDVDEFAPRLSFFFNAHNDFFEEIAKYRAARRVWYRVITERFKAQNPRSAQMRFHTQTAGVSLTVQQPINNIIRVAIQALAGVLGGTQSLHCDGYDEALALPTERAALIALRTQQIIAHETGVTNTVDPLAGSYFIERLTKDIEEETWEYFRKIDAMGGMVEAIELGYPQKEIQESAYQYQRAVERSEKIIVGVNEYQMEGTELGEPNILQIDETVARLQEERLARLRQTRDKGIVERALDALRKGAADPAMNTMPLLIECARVDCMLGEMCDALRPVFGEYQEPDF, encoded by the coding sequence ATGAGCCAGGCTGCAACTGAAACCGCCCCTACCGAAACCCCACTCGACGAACTGCAACAGCAATGGGAAGACACGACGCTGGCGGCTTCGTTGAAGAAACTGCCGGAAAGCCAGACTGAATTCACGACGGTTTCGCTGCGGCCCGTTCAACGGCTCTACACGCCGCGCGACGTCGCCGACATTGATTTTGAACGAGACATCAATTTTCCGGGGCAGCCGCCTTACACACGCGGCATTCACCCAACAGGCTATCGCGCGAAGCCTTGGACGATGCGCCAATTCGCGGGGTTTGGCTCGGCCTTCGACACCAATCAGCGCTTCAAATATCTGTTGGAGCACGGCCAGACAGGGCTTTCGACAGCCTTCGATTTGCCGACGCTGATGGGCTTCGATTCGGATCATCCGGTTTCCGAGGGCGAAGTCGGCAAGTGCGGTGTGGCGATCTCTTCGCGCGCGGACATGGAAGTTTTGTTCGACGGCATCCCGCTGGATCAGGTGACGACTTCGATGACGATCAATGCGCCAGCCTCGATGATTCTGGCATTCTTTTTGGCGGCGGCGGAACGGCGCGGCTTCGACTGGCGCACCATCGGCGGCACCTTGCAGAACGACATCCTGAAAGAATACATCGCGCAGAAGGAGTGGATTTATCCGCCGCGCCCGGCGATGCGGCTGGTGACGGACACCTTTCGCTTTTGCGCGGCAGAGATGCCGAAGTGGAATTCGATCTCGATTTCGGGCTATCACATCCGCGAGGCCGGGGCGACGGCGGCGCAGGAGTTGGCCTTCACCTTGCGCGACGGCATCGAGTATCTCGATTACGGCCTGCGCGCCGGCTTAGACGTGGACGAGTTCGCGCCGCGCCTGTCGTTCTTTTTCAACGCGCACAACGATTTTTTTGAAGAGATTGCCAAATACCGTGCCGCGCGCCGTGTCTGGTACCGCGTGATAACCGAACGCTTCAAGGCGCAGAACCCGCGTTCGGCGCAGATGCGCTTTCACACCCAAACGGCGGGCGTCTCGCTGACGGTGCAACAGCCCATCAACAACATCATCCGCGTCGCCATACAGGCGCTGGCGGGTGTGCTGGGCGGGACGCAATCGCTGCATTGCGATGGCTACGACGAAGCGCTGGCCTTGCCGACTGAGCGCGCCGCGCTGATCGCATTGCGCACGCAACAGATCATTGCGCACGAGACGGGCGTGACGAATACGGTTGATCCGCTGGCCGGTTCGTACTTCATCGAACGGCTGACCAAAGACATCGAAGAGGAAACCTGGGAATACTTCCGCAAGATTGACGCAATGGGCGGGATGGTCGAGGCGATTGAGTTGGGCTATCCGCAAAAAGAGATTCAGGAATCGGCCTATCAATACCAGCGCGCCGTCGAGCGCAGCGAAAAGATTATCGTCGGCGTCAACGAATACCAGATGGAGGGCACTGAACTGGGCGAGCCGAACATTTTGCAGATTGATGAGACGGTGGCGCGCTTGCAGGAAGAGCGGTTGGCACGCTTGCGCCAGACGCGCGACAAGGGCATAGTCGAGCGCGCGCTCGACGCCTTGCGCAAAGGCGCGGCAGACCCGGCGATGAACACGATGCCGCTGTTGATTGAATGCGCGCGGGTGGATTGCATGTTGGGCGAGATGTGCGATGCGTTGCGGCCTGTGTTTGGTGAATATCAGGAGCCGGACTTTTAA
- a CDS encoding CocE/NonD family hydrolase codes for MNNVVSLLAALLLCATQTVAQNADRVQERYTKYEYQIPMRDGVRLFASVYVPKDTTHTYPFLLTRTPYSVGPYGVDNYPQRLGPSEQFEKEGFIFVYEDARGRYMSEGEFQQVRPHVPVKRGPQDIDESTDTYDTIEWLLKNVPNNNGKVGMVGISQPGFHVAASLIDSHPALKAASPQAPTADYYINDDVYHNGAFMLAANFGFYSSFRPRKGGPTPPNERMFFDMGTPDGYDFYLKLPLPMSDWNQKLFNGEAAYWQEIIDHPNYDEFWQRRSLWKFMRNVKCAVLNVGGWFDAEDPMGPFHIYRAVEKLNPGTVNLLSMGPWSHGGWARGDGDKLGNVNFAVKTGAVFREQVQFAFFMQHLKDKPANLAEATMFLTGLNEWRSLNEWPPRDARPLTFYFRANGKLSNDAPAESNAFDEYLSDPNRPVPYIGYTARGMNGDYMTEDQRFAAQRPDVLVYETEPLKDDLTIAGPIKVSLNVSTSGTDSDFVVKLLDVYPGDYPTPPLPANHPPAPNAVKLGGYQQLVRGEPFRGKFRRSFEKPEAFTPGKVEKIEFEMPDVYHAFRRGHRVMVHVQSSWFPLVDRNPQTFGDIPKMKAEEFRKAVQRVYRAGSGVTLLKLN; via the coding sequence ATGAACAATGTCGTGAGTTTGCTTGCCGCGCTCTTGCTCTGTGCCACACAAACGGTGGCGCAGAACGCTGATCGTGTGCAGGAACGTTATACCAAGTATGAATACCAAATCCCGATGCGCGATGGCGTGCGGCTCTTCGCGTCGGTCTACGTGCCCAAAGACACCACGCACACCTACCCGTTCCTGCTCACGCGCACGCCCTATAGCGTTGGCCCGTATGGCGTAGACAACTATCCTCAAAGACTCGGCCCATCCGAACAGTTCGAGAAAGAAGGTTTCATCTTTGTCTATGAAGACGCGCGGGGCCGCTACATGTCCGAAGGCGAGTTTCAGCAGGTACGTCCGCACGTGCCCGTCAAACGAGGGCCGCAGGATATTGACGAAAGCACCGACACATACGACACGATTGAATGGCTGCTCAAAAACGTTCCGAACAACAATGGCAAGGTCGGCATGGTCGGCATCTCGCAACCGGGCTTTCACGTCGCGGCCAGCCTGATTGATTCGCATCCCGCGCTCAAAGCCGCTTCGCCGCAAGCACCGACGGCGGACTATTACATCAACGACGATGTCTATCACAACGGCGCATTCATGCTGGCCGCCAACTTCGGTTTCTATTCCAGCTTTCGCCCGCGCAAAGGCGGCCCCACGCCGCCGAATGAAAGAATGTTTTTCGACATGGGCACGCCCGACGGCTATGACTTTTATTTGAAGCTGCCGCTGCCGATGTCCGACTGGAATCAGAAACTGTTCAACGGCGAAGCGGCCTATTGGCAGGAGATCATTGACCATCCCAACTACGATGAATTCTGGCAACGGCGTTCGTTGTGGAAGTTCATGCGCAACGTCAAATGCGCCGTGCTCAACGTCGGCGGCTGGTTCGACGCCGAAGACCCGATGGGCCCATTCCACATTTATCGCGCCGTAGAAAAGCTCAACCCCGGCACGGTGAACCTGCTCTCGATGGGCCCCTGGTCGCACGGCGGCTGGGCGCGCGGCGACGGCGACAAACTGGGCAACGTCAACTTCGCCGTCAAGACGGGCGCGGTGTTTCGTGAACAGGTGCAATTCGCCTTTTTCATGCAGCACCTCAAAGACAAGCCTGCCAACCTGGCCGAAGCGACCATGTTCCTCACGGGCCTGAACGAATGGCGCAGCCTGAACGAATGGCCGCCGCGTGACGCCAGGCCGTTGACGTTTTACTTCCGCGCCAACGGCAAACTCAGCAACGACGCGCCAGCCGAGTCGAACGCCTTTGATGAATACCTGAGCGACCCCAATCGGCCCGTGCCCTACATCGGCTACACCGCGCGCGGGATGAATGGCGATTACATGACCGAAGACCAACGCTTCGCCGCCCAGCGCCCCGACGTGCTGGTATACGAAACCGAGCCGTTGAAAGATGACCTGACCATCGCCGGGCCGATCAAGGTGAGCCTGAACGTCTCGACCAGCGGCACCGACAGCGATTTTGTGGTCAAGCTGCTTGACGTGTATCCCGGCGATTACCCTACGCCGCCGTTGCCCGCGAATCATCCGCCCGCGCCGAATGCGGTCAAGCTGGGCGGCTATCAACAACTGGTGCGCGGCGAACCCTTCCGCGGTAAGTTCCGCCGCAGCTTTGAAAAGCCTGAAGCCTTCACGCCGGGCAAGGTCGAAAAGATCGAATTTGAAATGCCGGATGTCTATCATGCCTTTCGCCGTGGTCATCGCGTGATGGTGCATGTGCAGAGTTCGTGGTTCCCACTGGTGGATCGCAATCCGCAGACCTTTGGCGACATTCCGAAAATGAAAGCGGAAGAGTTTCGGAAGGCGGTGCAGCGCGTCTATCGGGCAGGCTCTGGAGTAACTTTGCTGAAATTGAATTAA